Proteins encoded within one genomic window of Rhinolophus sinicus isolate RSC01 linkage group LG05, ASM3656204v1, whole genome shotgun sequence:
- the SLC3A1 gene encoding amino acid transporter heavy chain SLC3A1, with translation MAEEKSKRDCIGMNMKGGLTNNGFVQNEDILEKDLDPGSAANSPQYSVCILGPEEPGWRDIQPYAGMPKEVLFHFSGQARYRLPREILFWLTVASVLVLTGATIAIIAISPKCLDWWQEGPMYQIYPRSFKDSNEDGNGDLKGIQDKLDYITTLNTKTVWITSFYKSSLKDFRHGVENFREIDPIFGTMKDFENLVAAIHDKGLKLIIDFIPNHTSDKHDWFQLSRNRTGKYTDYYIWQNCLHENGTIIPPNNWLSVYGNSSWHLDEVRKQCYFHQFTKEQPDLNFRNPDVQEEIKEIIQFWLAKGVDGFSFESVKFLLEAKHLRDEAQVNATQILGTVTNYSQLYHDFTTTQVGMHDIVRSFRQMMDQHSSEPGRYRFMGTEAYGDTIDRTMMYYGLPFIQEADFPFNDFLARLDTPSGNGVFQAITSWMEHMPEGKWPNWMIGGPDRARLTSRLGKEYVNIMNMLLFTLPGTPITYYGEEIGMGNILATNLNESYNVDTLLSKSPMQWDNSSNAGFSEGSQTWLPTSADYHTVNVDVQETQSTSALKLYQELSLLRVNELLLSRGWFCYLRADNHSVVYTRELDGIDRILLVVLNFGASSQLNVKEMISNIPSRARIRLSTNSANKGSEVNTHAINLDAGEGLLLEYDTKELLHHQTEFRGRCFVSSRACYSSILNVLHSLC, from the exons ATGGCTGAGGAGAAGAGCAAGCGAGACTGCATTGGAATGAATATGAAGGGAGGCCTGACAAACAACGGCTTTGTCCAAAATGAAGACATCCTGGAGAAGGACCTGGATCCTGGCAGCGCAGCCAACAGCCCGCAGTATTCTGTGTGCATCCTTGGTCCTGAGGAGCCCGGCTGGAGGGACATCCAGCCCTACGCAGGGATGCCCAAGGAGGTGCTGTTCCACTTCTCGGGCCAGGCCCGCTACCGGCTGCCCCGTGAGATCCTCTTCTGGCTCACTGTGGCTTCTGTACTTGTGCTCACTGGGGCCACCATAGCCATCATTGCCATCTCTCCAAAGTGCCTTGACTGGTGGCAGGAGGGACCCATGTACCAGATCTACCCAAGATCTTTCAAGGACAGCAACGAGGATGGGAACGGAGATCTGAAAG gtaTTCAAGATAAACTGGACTACATCACAACTTTAAATACAAAAACTGTTTGGattacttcattttataaatcatCCCTTAAAGATTTCCGACATGGTGTTGAAAATTTCCGAGAAATTGACCCCATTTTTGGAACAATGAAAGATTTTGAGAATCTGGTTGCAGCCATACATGATAAAG GTTTAAAATTAATAATCGATTTCATACCAAACCACACCAGTGATAAACATGACTGGTTTCAATTGAGTCGGAACCGAACAGGGAAATATACTGATTATTATATCTGGCAGAACTGTCTCCATGAAAATGGCACAATCATACCACCCAACAACTGG TTAAGTGTATATGGAAACTCCAGTTGGCACTTGGACGAAGTACGAAAGCAATGTTATTTTCATCAGTTTACAAAAGAGCAACCTGATTTAAATTTCCGCAATCCTGAcgttcaagaagaaataaaa GAAATTATCCAGTTCTGGCTCGCCAAGGGAGTCGATGGTTTTAGTTTCGAGTCTGTGAAATTTCTTCTAGAAGCAAAGCACCTGAGAGACGAGGCCCAAGTGAATGCGACCCAAATCCTG GGCACAGTCACAAACTACTCACAGCTGTACCATGACTTCACCACCACCCAGGTGGGAATGCATGACATCGTCCGCAGCTTCCGGCAGATGATGGACCAACACAGCAGCGAGCCTGGGAGATACAG GTTCATGGGGACTGAAGCCTATGGGGATACGATCGACAGAACCATGATGTACTACGGGTTGCCTTTTATCCAAGAAGCAGATTTCCCCTTCAACGATTTCCTCGCTAGGCTTGACACACCTTCTGGGAATGGTGTGTTCCAGGCTATCACTTCCTGGATGGAACACATGCCAGAAGGAAAATGGCCGAATTGGATG ATCGGTGGACCAGACCGTGCCCGGCTGACTTCTCGTTTGGGGAAAGAATATGTCAACATCATGAACATGCTTCTTTTCACACTTCCTGGAACTCCCATAACTTACTATGGGGAAGAAATAGGAATGGGAAATATTTTAGCCACAAATCTCAACGAAAGCTATAATGTT GATACCCTTCTCTCAAAGTCACCAATGCAGTGGGACAATAGCTCAAATGCTGGTTTTTCTGAAGGCAGTCAGACGTGGTTACCCACCAGCGCAGATTACCACACTGTGAATGTTGAT gtccAAGAGACTCAGTCCACATCAGCATTAAAGTTATACCAAGAATTAAGTTTGCTTCGTGTCAACGAGCTGCTCCTCAGCAGGGGCTGGTTTTGCTATCTGAGGGCTGACAACCACTCTGTCGTGTACACGAGAGAGCTGGATGGCATAGACAGAATCCTTCTTGTGGTTCTGAATTTTGGAGCCTCATCACAGCTAAATGTAAAggaaatgatttcaaatattcCCAGCAGAGCGAGGATAAGGTTAAGTACCAATTCTGCCAACAAAGGAAGCGAGGTTAATACACACGCCATTAATCTGGACGCAGGTGAAGGGCTCCTCCTTGAATATGACACGAAGGAGCTCCTTCACCACCAAACCGAGTTCAGAGGCAGGTGCTTTGTTTCCAGCCGGGCATGCTACTCCAGCATATTAAACGTACTGCACAGCTTGTGTTAG